In Sphingomonas sp. SORGH_AS_0950, the following are encoded in one genomic region:
- a CDS encoding bifunctional diguanylate cyclase/phosphodiesterase — protein METSLRRAIEREELHLAYQPICDLSTGRMVSFEALARWRDAEGCDHSPVDFIPVAEESGLIVPLGRWAVQQATMQLAEWDRIAGGSCGMRMSVNVSAIQLQRDAIPAVIDGALGKAGIAGDRLTLELTESAIVGDPDGVTMIMEGLKELGTTVAMDDFGTGYSNLAYLQKLPIDILKIDRSFVNGMLADRDKIAIVRAIMGLAQALGMKTTAEGIETIELGQTLAALGCTYGQGYLYAKPLDPEAAWAMIAAQA, from the coding sequence ATGGAGACCTCGCTGCGCCGCGCGATCGAGCGCGAGGAACTGCATCTCGCCTATCAGCCGATCTGCGATCTTTCAACGGGCCGCATGGTCTCGTTCGAGGCGCTGGCGCGGTGGCGCGATGCCGAGGGGTGCGACCATTCCCCGGTCGACTTCATCCCGGTCGCCGAGGAATCGGGGCTGATCGTGCCGCTTGGCCGCTGGGCGGTGCAGCAGGCGACGATGCAGCTGGCCGAGTGGGACCGTATCGCGGGCGGGTCGTGCGGGATGCGGATGTCGGTCAACGTCTCGGCGATCCAGCTTCAGCGCGATGCCATCCCGGCCGTGATCGACGGCGCGCTGGGCAAGGCCGGGATCGCGGGCGACCGGCTGACGCTGGAGCTGACCGAAAGCGCGATCGTCGGCGATCCCGACGGCGTGACCATGATCATGGAGGGGCTGAAGGAACTCGGCACGACGGTGGCGATGGACGATTTCGGCACCGGCTATTCCAATCTCGCCTATCTCCAGAAACTGCCCATCGACATTCTCAAGATCGACCGCAGCTTCGTGAACGGCATGCTGGCCGACCGCGACAAGATCGCCATCGTCCGCGCGATCATGGGTCTGGCGCAGGCGCTGGGCATGAAGACCACCGCCGAGGGGATCGAGACGATCGAACTCGGCCAGACGCTGGCGGCGCTGGGCTGCACCTATGGCCAGGGCTATCTCTATGCCAAGCCGCTCGACCCCGAGGCGGCCTGGGCGATGATCGCGGCTCAGGCCTGA
- a CDS encoding dihydroneopterin aldolase, which yields MEDRLQLEVHDLEVQVLTGIYSEETHLPQPLRISLTVDLDCPAHYAPDTPLGESKNYLDLKHAATQLPEGVHFTLIEGVADHICDTLFLQDKRVRRVKVKIVKLAIAEDGEAIGITLVRHRR from the coding sequence ATGGAAGACCGTCTCCAGCTCGAAGTCCACGACCTCGAAGTCCAGGTGCTGACCGGCATCTACTCCGAGGAAACGCATCTGCCGCAACCGCTGCGCATCTCGCTGACCGTCGATCTCGACTGTCCCGCCCATTATGCGCCCGACACGCCGCTGGGCGAGTCGAAGAATTATCTCGACCTGAAACATGCCGCGACGCAGTTGCCCGAAGGTGTGCATTTCACGCTGATCGAGGGGGTTGCGGACCATATCTGCGACACGCTGTTCCTTCAGGACAAGCGGGTTCGGCGCGTGAAGGTGAAGATCGTGAAGCTGGCCATCGCCGAGGATGGCGAGGCGATCGGCATCACGCTGGTCCGCCACCGTCGCTGA
- the parC gene encoding DNA topoisomerase IV subunit A has translation MAIDLRDNPPVGILDAPFDSALSERYLVYALSTITARSLPDVRDGLKPVHRRLLWAMRLLKLDPAAGYKKCARVVGDVIGKYHPHGDQSVYDAMVRLAQDFALRYPLVDGQGNFGNIDGDNAAAYRYTEARLTQIAIDLMDGLDEDAVAYRPTYNGEEQEPELFPGLFPNLLANGASGIAVGMATSIPPHNAAELLEAAILLVDRPDADDDAILALVKGPDFPTGGIVVDAPAILRESYTTGRGGFRVRARWEIEREKGGGWQIVISEIPYGVAKGKLIEQIATLINDKKLPILADVRDESDAQVRIVLEPRARTVDPQVLMDGLFRFSDLETRISLNLNVLDKDRTPRVMSLREALAAWVEHQFVVLRRRSEHRLGKIADRIELLDGYLVAYLNLDRVIEIIRTEDEPKAVMIAEFRLTDRQAEAILNMRLRSLRRLEEFEIRGERDKLDKEREQLTLLLGSEQRQRTRMKKDLGRIRDRYGPETALGARRTLIEEAAPTRDIPLEAMIEREPITVILSQRGWIRAMKGHVDLASADTAKFKEGDGPAFAFHAQTTDKLLLAAANGRFFTLAADKLPGGRGFGEPVRAMIDLDGSIGIVGFLPAARAAKLLVAASDGRGFVVPTADTIAETRKGKTVLTPRAGAALKVVRPVGADDDYVAAIGDNRKLLVFPLTEFVELSRGTGVQLQRYRDGGLSDATTFVFKDGLSWPMGGETGRVRTEADLSAWRTARGAAGRMPPTGFPRDNRFD, from the coding sequence ATGGCGATCGATCTCCGCGACAATCCCCCCGTCGGCATCTTGGATGCCCCCTTCGACAGCGCGCTGTCCGAACGGTATCTGGTCTATGCGCTGTCCACGATCACGGCGCGCTCGCTGCCCGATGTGCGCGATGGCCTGAAGCCGGTACATCGCCGGTTGCTATGGGCGATGCGGCTGCTCAAGCTCGACCCGGCGGCGGGCTACAAGAAATGCGCGCGCGTCGTCGGCGACGTGATCGGTAAATATCATCCGCATGGCGACCAGTCGGTCTATGACGCGATGGTCCGTCTCGCCCAGGATTTCGCGCTTCGCTATCCGCTGGTCGACGGGCAGGGCAATTTCGGCAATATCGACGGCGATAACGCCGCCGCCTATCGTTATACCGAGGCGCGGCTGACCCAGATCGCGATCGACCTGATGGATGGGCTGGACGAGGATGCCGTCGCCTATCGCCCGACCTATAATGGCGAGGAGCAGGAGCCCGAGCTGTTCCCCGGCCTGTTCCCCAATCTGCTGGCCAATGGCGCGAGCGGGATCGCGGTCGGCATGGCGACCAGCATCCCGCCGCACAACGCCGCCGAGCTGCTGGAGGCCGCGATCCTGCTGGTCGATCGGCCCGATGCCGATGACGATGCGATCCTGGCGCTGGTCAAGGGGCCGGACTTCCCGACCGGCGGCATCGTCGTCGATGCGCCCGCGATCTTGCGCGAAAGCTACACCACCGGGCGGGGCGGCTTCCGCGTCCGCGCGCGCTGGGAGATCGAGCGCGAGAAGGGCGGCGGCTGGCAGATCGTCATCAGCGAAATCCCCTACGGCGTCGCCAAGGGCAAGCTGATCGAACAGATCGCCACGCTCATCAACGACAAGAAGCTGCCGATCCTGGCCGATGTCCGCGACGAATCGGATGCGCAGGTCCGCATCGTGCTGGAGCCGCGCGCGCGCACCGTCGATCCGCAGGTGCTGATGGACGGGTTGTTCCGCTTCTCCGACCTGGAGACGCGGATCAGCCTGAACCTCAACGTGCTGGACAAGGACCGCACCCCGCGCGTCATGTCCCTGCGCGAGGCGCTGGCGGCCTGGGTCGAGCATCAGTTCGTGGTGCTGCGGCGGCGTTCCGAGCATCGGCTCGGCAAGATCGCCGACCGGATCGAGCTGCTCGACGGCTATCTGGTCGCCTATCTCAACCTCGACCGGGTGATCGAGATCATCCGCACCGAGGACGAGCCCAAGGCGGTGATGATCGCGGAATTCCGTCTGACCGATCGTCAGGCCGAGGCGATCCTCAACATGCGCCTCCGTTCGCTGCGGCGGCTGGAGGAGTTCGAGATTCGCGGCGAGCGCGACAAGCTCGACAAGGAGCGCGAGCAGCTCACCCTGCTGCTCGGCTCCGAACAGCGCCAGCGGACGCGAATGAAGAAGGATCTGGGCCGGATTCGCGACCGCTATGGTCCCGAGACCGCGCTGGGCGCGCGCCGCACGCTGATCGAGGAGGCCGCGCCGACCCGCGACATCCCGCTGGAGGCGATGATCGAGCGCGAGCCGATCACCGTCATCCTGTCGCAGCGCGGCTGGATTCGCGCGATGAAGGGGCATGTCGACCTGGCCTCGGCGGATACCGCCAAGTTCAAGGAAGGCGACGGCCCCGCTTTCGCCTTCCATGCGCAGACCACCGACAAGCTGTTGCTGGCGGCGGCGAATGGGCGGTTCTTCACCCTGGCCGCCGACAAGCTGCCCGGCGGGCGCGGCTTCGGCGAGCCGGTGCGTGCGATGATCGATCTGGACGGGTCGATCGGCATCGTCGGCTTCCTGCCCGCCGCGCGCGCGGCCAAGCTGCTGGTCGCCGCCTCGGACGGGCGCGGCTTCGTCGTGCCGACCGCCGACACCATCGCCGAGACGCGAAAAGGCAAGACGGTGCTGACGCCACGCGCCGGAGCGGCGCTGAAGGTCGTGCGTCCGGTGGGGGCGGACGATGATTATGTCGCGGCGATCGGCGACAATCGCAAATTGCTGGTCTTCCCGCTGACCGAGTTCGTCGAACTGTCGCGCGGCACCGGGGTCCAGCTGCAACGCTATCGCGACGGCGGCCTGTCCGATGCGACGACCTTCGTCTTCAAGGACGGGTTGAGCTGGCCGATGGGCGGCGAGACGGGGCGCGTGCGGACCGAGGCCGATCTGTCCGCCTGGCGGACCGCGCGCGGGGCGGCGGGGCGGATGCCGCCGACCGGCTTCCCCCGCGATAATCGTTTCGATTGA
- a CDS encoding DUF1285 domain-containing protein, with product MPMAPPPDLSSLSLAEIVRAMEAQKLPPVSQWNPTHCGDSEMRIARDGTWYHQGSPIGRPAMVRLFSTILRREADGRHVLVTPVEKLDIAVEDAPFVAVTLKAQGEGRDARLTFQLNTGDLVAAGPAHGLRFAEGEDGPRPYLHVRDGLEALIARPVYYELAERALAGGDTPPGLWSDGAFFPIAPATDA from the coding sequence ATGCCCATGGCGCCGCCCCCCGACCTGTCCTCGCTCAGCCTCGCCGAAATCGTGCGCGCGATGGAGGCGCAGAAGCTGCCCCCCGTCTCGCAATGGAATCCCACCCATTGCGGGGACAGCGAGATGCGGATCGCCCGCGACGGCACCTGGTATCATCAGGGCAGCCCGATCGGCCGCCCCGCCATGGTCCGGCTGTTCTCGACCATCCTGCGCCGCGAAGCCGATGGCCGCCACGTCCTGGTCACGCCGGTCGAAAAGCTCGACATTGCGGTCGAGGATGCGCCCTTCGTCGCGGTGACGCTCAAGGCGCAGGGCGAGGGCCGCGACGCGCGGCTGACCTTCCAGCTCAACACCGGAGACCTTGTCGCGGCGGGCCCCGCGCATGGCCTGCGCTTCGCCGAGGGCGAGGATGGCCCCCGCCCCTATCTGCATGTCCGCGACGGGCTGGAGGCGCTGATCGCGCGGCCGGTCTATTACGAACTGGCCGAACGGGCGCTGGCGGGGGGCGACACGCCGCCGGGTCTGTGGAGCGACGGCGCCTTCTTTCCCATCGCGCCCGCGACCGACGCATGA
- a CDS encoding CoA pyrophosphatase: protein MTLAERLAQAMARIPVADLLTGDGDILPETAATPTAAAVLVPVTDRAEPGLVLTQRTEHLRNHAGQIAFPGGRADPGDVDLVATALREAEEEIGLSPHAVTVVGLADRYRTVTGFEVTPVLGVIPPDLTLYPSEAEVANLFEVPLAYVLDPAHHRRVSAPWRGQTRHFYEILWNDRRIWGATAAMIVNLSRRLQWAA, encoded by the coding sequence ATGACGCTGGCCGAAAGGCTGGCACAGGCGATGGCGCGGATACCCGTTGCCGACCTGTTGACCGGCGACGGGGACATCCTGCCCGAAACCGCCGCGACACCCACCGCCGCGGCGGTGCTGGTGCCCGTGACCGATCGCGCCGAGCCGGGCCTGGTCCTGACCCAGCGGACCGAGCATCTGCGCAACCATGCCGGGCAGATCGCCTTTCCGGGCGGCCGCGCCGATCCGGGTGACGTCGATCTGGTCGCCACCGCGCTGCGCGAGGCGGAGGAGGAAATCGGCCTGTCGCCGCACGCGGTGACGGTGGTCGGGCTCGCCGACCGCTATCGCACCGTCACGGGGTTCGAGGTGACGCCGGTGCTGGGCGTCATCCCGCCCGACCTGACCCTGTATCCATCCGAGGCGGAGGTGGCGAACCTGTTCGAGGTGCCGCTCGCCTATGTCCTCGATCCCGCCCATCACCGCCGGGTCAGCGCACCCTGGCGCGGGCAAACCCGTCATTTTTACGAGATATTATGGAACGACCGGCGCATCTGGGGCGCGACAGCCGCGATGATCGTCAACCTGTCGCGGCGGCTGCAATGGGCGGCATGA
- a CDS encoding GNAT family N-acetyltransferase, protein MTETTALVPLDRVDPAAVEALLDRAFPPGRQARTAYKVRGTVAAIASLCFAALDEDGALLGSIQCWPVALADDAGGVHPMVMVGPVAVAPDHQRDGLGRRLLAHMLAAAAEQGLDRAMMLIGDPEYYGRFFGFTADRTADWRLPGPVERHRLLARGPDVPACPGMLSAAG, encoded by the coding sequence GTGACCGAGACGACTGCCCTTGTTCCGCTCGACAGGGTCGATCCCGCCGCCGTGGAGGCGCTGCTCGACCGCGCCTTTCCGCCGGGGCGCCAGGCGCGGACCGCCTATAAGGTGCGCGGGACCGTCGCGGCGATCGCCTCGCTCTGCTTTGCCGCGCTGGACGAGGACGGCGCGCTGCTGGGTTCGATTCAGTGCTGGCCGGTCGCGCTCGCCGACGATGCGGGCGGGGTGCATCCCATGGTGATGGTCGGCCCGGTCGCGGTCGCCCCCGATCATCAGCGGGACGGACTGGGACGTCGCCTGCTGGCGCACATGCTCGCCGCCGCCGCAGAACAGGGGCTGGACCGCGCGATGATGCTGATCGGCGACCCGGAATATTATGGCCGCTTCTTCGGCTTCACCGCCGACCGGACGGCGGACTGGCGACTGCCCGGCCCGGTCGAGCGGCATCGGCTGCTGGCCCGCGGCCCCGATGTGCCGGCCTGTCCCGGCATGCTGAGCGCCGCGGGCTGA
- a CDS encoding CCA tRNA nucleotidyltransferase encodes MGGMTAATAPWTDRGDLIALAERLEARFVGGAVRDSLLGQAVADIDLATPLSPETVIARVREAGFKPVPTGIAHGTITAVLPDGPVEVTTLRRDVSTDGRHAVVAFTDDWREDAARRDFTMNALYADPVTAELFDYFGGLDDLKAGRVRFIGDPLQRIAEDHLRILRFFRFHARFGQAIDQAGLDACTQRANDLMALSRERIAAELLKLLVAARAVPVVALMVEQGIFRAVIPEIDRAGADRLARLAEAEAAAGIAPDPIRRLAALLPPEAAEPVGARLKLSNLDRKRLIAATAGPGDEGPHALAYRVGTTGAVDRLLLAGESVAAIRDWTPPALPLTGGALVERGVRKGPDVARLLRQVETRWIAEGFPDAGRVAELADAAVAQA; translated from the coding sequence ATGGGCGGCATGACGGCTGCCACCGCCCCCTGGACCGACCGAGGCGACCTGATCGCGCTGGCCGAGCGGCTGGAGGCGCGGTTCGTCGGCGGCGCGGTGCGCGATTCGCTGCTGGGCCAGGCGGTGGCGGACATCGACCTCGCCACGCCGCTGTCGCCTGAGACGGTCATCGCGCGCGTGCGCGAGGCGGGGTTCAAGCCGGTGCCGACGGGCATCGCGCATGGCACGATCACCGCCGTCCTGCCCGATGGCCCGGTCGAGGTCACGACGCTGCGCCGCGACGTGTCGACCGATGGCCGCCATGCCGTCGTCGCCTTCACCGACGACTGGCGCGAGGATGCGGCGCGGCGCGACTTCACGATGAACGCGCTCTATGCCGATCCGGTGACGGCCGAGCTGTTCGACTATTTCGGCGGGCTGGACGATCTGAAGGCGGGGCGGGTCCGCTTCATCGGCGATCCGTTGCAGCGCATCGCCGAGGATCATCTCCGCATCCTGCGCTTCTTCCGCTTTCACGCACGCTTCGGCCAGGCGATCGACCAGGCCGGGCTGGACGCCTGTACGCAGCGCGCCAACGACCTGATGGCGCTGTCACGCGAACGGATCGCGGCCGAATTGCTGAAGCTGCTGGTCGCGGCGCGCGCGGTGCCGGTGGTGGCGCTGATGGTCGAACAGGGCATCTTCCGCGCGGTCATCCCCGAGATCGATCGCGCCGGGGCCGACCGGCTGGCCCGCCTCGCCGAAGCGGAAGCGGCGGCGGGGATCGCCCCCGACCCGATCCGCCGCCTCGCTGCGCTGCTGCCCCCCGAGGCCGCCGAGCCGGTGGGCGCGCGGTTGAAGCTGTCCAATCTGGACCGCAAGCGCCTGATCGCCGCGACCGCCGGGCCGGGCGATGAGGGGCCCCATGCGCTGGCATACCGGGTGGGCACGACCGGCGCGGTCGACCGGCTATTGCTGGCGGGCGAATCGGTGGCGGCGATCCGCGACTGGACGCCCCCTGCCCTGCCGCTGACCGGCGGGGCGCTGGTCGAGCGCGGCGTGCGCAAGGGCCCCGATGTCGCGCGGCTGCTGCGTCAGGTGGAGACCCGGTGGATCGCGGAGGGCTTTCCGGACGCGGGCCGGGTCGCCGAGCTGGCCGATGCGGCGGTGGCTCAGGCCTGA
- a CDS encoding Rossmann fold domain-containing protein produces the protein MAARRIDVAPGEDVAALVAANPGCDLILVLRPGRDSVAQAMAEAAIGPLAVAAAPDARVNAVICRDTASDQAVAAAVAYLAAAHAVTGQLLTLGS, from the coding sequence ATGGCCGCGCGGCGAATCGACGTGGCGCCGGGGGAGGATGTCGCGGCGCTCGTTGCGGCGAATCCCGGCTGCGACCTGATCCTGGTGCTGCGCCCCGGTCGCGATTCCGTGGCGCAGGCGATGGCGGAGGCGGCGATCGGGCCGCTCGCGGTCGCCGCCGCTCCCGATGCGCGGGTCAACGCCGTGATCTGCCGCGATACCGCGTCCGATCAGGCGGTCGCGGCGGCGGTCGCCTATCTGGCCGCCGCGCACGCCGTCACGGGTCAGTTGCTGACGCTGGGCAGCTGA
- the purC gene encoding phosphoribosylaminoimidazolesuccinocarboxamide synthase, with protein sequence MARRRQIYEGKAKILYEGPEPGTLIQYFKDDATAFNAQKKGTINGKGVLNNRISEHVFTMLDHIGVPTHFIRRLNMREQLIRQVEIVPIEVVVRNVAAGSLSKRLGIEEGVKLPRTIIEYYYKDDALGDPMVTDEHIACFGWASQEEMHDIADLAIRVNDFLSGMFAAIGIRLVDFKLEFGRIWDNDFGRIILADEISPDGCRLWDMTTNEKLDKDRFRRDLGGEVEAYQEVARRLGLLPEGGDTAVLDLEEHRKSRGK encoded by the coding sequence ATGGCTCGCCGCCGCCAAATCTACGAAGGCAAGGCCAAGATCCTGTACGAGGGCCCCGAGCCCGGCACGCTGATCCAGTATTTCAAGGACGACGCCACCGCGTTCAATGCCCAGAAGAAGGGCACGATCAACGGCAAGGGCGTGCTCAACAACCGCATCTCCGAGCATGTCTTCACCATGCTCGACCATATCGGCGTGCCGACCCACTTCATCCGCCGCCTGAACATGCGCGAGCAGTTGATCCGCCAGGTCGAGATCGTGCCGATCGAGGTCGTGGTCCGCAACGTCGCGGCGGGCTCGCTGTCCAAGCGCCTGGGCATCGAAGAGGGCGTGAAGCTGCCCCGCACGATCATCGAATATTATTACAAGGACGATGCGCTGGGCGACCCGATGGTCACCGACGAGCATATCGCCTGCTTCGGCTGGGCCAGCCAGGAAGAGATGCACGACATCGCCGACCTGGCGATCCGCGTGAACGACTTCCTGTCGGGCATGTTCGCCGCGATCGGCATCCGCCTGGTCGACTTCAAGCTGGAATTCGGCCGCATCTGGGACAATGACTTCGGTCGCATCATCCTGGCCGACGAGATCAGCCCCGATGGCTGCCGCCTGTGGGACATGACCACCAACGAAAAGCTGGACAAGGATCGCTTCCGTCGCGACCTGGGCGGCGAGGTGGAAGCCTATCAGGAAGTGGCACGCCGTCTGGGCCTGCTGCCCGAGGGGGGCGACACCGCCGTCCTCGA